A genomic window from Gossypium hirsutum isolate 1008001.06 chromosome D10, Gossypium_hirsutum_v2.1, whole genome shotgun sequence includes:
- the LOC121203067 gene encoding LOW QUALITY PROTEIN: bifunctional protein FolD 4, chloroplastic-like (The sequence of the model RefSeq protein was modified relative to this genomic sequence to represent the inferred CDS: inserted 1 base in 1 codon), which yields MASMILSDPSSAASVHRLSFTRFSNSLVFLRRFVGPLHVFSHTAALPRALSLHAPRSSRFITASMAAEPSAKVIDGKSVAKQIREEISAEVTKLKEAIGVVPGLAVILVGDRKDSATYVRNKXKACESVGIKSFEVNLPNEASEQEVLKYISDFNGDPSVHGILVQLPLPSHMNEQNILNAVMIEKDVDGFHPLNIGRLAMRGREPMFVPCTPKGCIELLHRYGVDIKGKRAVVIGRSNIVGMPAALLLQREDATVTIVHSRTKNPEEITRQADIIISAVGQPNMVRGSWIKPGAVIIDVGINPVEDASSPRGYRLVGDVCYDEACKIAAAVTPVPGGVGPMTIAMLLSNTVSSAKRAYNFN from the exons ATGGCGTCCATGATATTATCTGATCCTTCTTCCGCTGCCTCCGTCCATCGCCTCTCCTTTACCCGTTTCAGCAATAGTCTCGTTTTCCTTCGCCGGTTTGTGGGTCCACTTCATGTTTTCTCACATACCGCTGCCCTTCCTCGAGCCCTCTCTCTCCACGCTCCACGTTCTTCTCGTTTCATTACAG CTTCAATGGCTGCTGAGCCATCCGCTAAGGTGATCGATGGGAAATCAGTGGCAAAGCAAATAAGAGAAGAAATAAGTGCTGAAGTAACAAAGCTGAAGGAAGCAATTGGAGTTGTTCCTGGATTAGCCGTTATTCTAGTTGGGGATAGGAAGGACTCTGCTACTTATGTGCGGAACA AAAAAGCTTGTGAATCTGTAGGGATTAAGTCCTTTGAAGTAAATTTACCTAATGAGGCTTCTGAGCAAGAAGTTCTCAAGTATATCTCTGACTTCAATGGTGATCCTTCGGTTCATGGCATCCTTGTTCAATTGCCTCTACCTTCT CATATGAATGAGCAGAACATTTTAAATGCTGTTATGATTGAGAAAGATGTGGATGGCTTCCACCCATTGAACATTGGTCGTCTTGCCATGCGAGGTAGAGAACCCATGTTCGTTCCATGTACCCCTAAAGGATGCATAGAACTATTGCATAGATATGGTGTTGATATTAAAGGAAAGAGGGCTGTTGTCATTGGCCGGAGTAATATCGTTGGAATGCCTGCAGCTCTGTTACTGCAA AGGGAAGATGCTACTGTAACTATTGTCCATTCTAGAACCAAGAATCCTGAGGAAATTACAAGACAGGCAGATATCATAATATCTGCTGTGGGACAGCCAAATATGGTGAGAGGTAGCTGGATAAAGCCAGGTGCTGTTATTATTGATGTTGGAATAAATCCAGTTGAG GATGCAAGTAGTCCTCGAGGATATCGGTTAGTTGGAGATGTTTGTTATGACGAGGCCTGCAAGATTGCTGCAGCCGTTACTCCAGTTCCAGGGGGTGTAGGTCCTATGACAATAGCAATGCTTCTCTCTAACACAGTCAGTTCAGCAAAGAGGGCATATAACTTCAATTGA
- the LOC107915703 gene encoding (+)-neomenthol dehydrogenase isoform X2 gives MAALTNRNEKCFRKIYMQQREFFSTFSTISMAEVTKRYAVVSGANKGIGLEICKQMASKGTMVVLTARDEKRGLEAVDKLKDLGLSDNVVFHQLDVADPASVASLVDFVKTQFGKLDILVNNAGIGGVKGDFEALRAAGFGKPGAQPNWGSLLTQSPELSEQCLQTNYYGAKRMCESLIQLLQLSSSPRINVSNEWAKAVLSDVGNLTEDKVDEILSQYMKDFKEGSLQEKGWPAFMSAYILSKAAMNAYTRILAKKYPNFIINCVCPGFVKTDMNFNSGILSVEEGAESPVRLALLPNNGPSGLFFARKEESEF, from the exons ATGGCAGCCCTGACAAATAGAAACGAAAAATGCTTTAGGAAGATCTATATGCAGCAAAGAGAGTTTTTCTCTACTTTCTCCACAATATCAATGGCAGAAGTAACAAAGAG ATATGCAGTGGTTAGTGGTGCAAACAAGGGAATTGGATTGGAAATATGTAAGCAGATGGCTTCAAAAGGAACCATGGTTGTTTTAACAGCTAGAGATGAGAAGAGGGGTCTTGAAGCTGTGGATAAGCTGAAAGATCTTGGCCTGTCTGATAATGTAGTTTTTCATCAGCTTGATGTTGCAGACCCTGCTAGTGTTGCTTCTTTGGTGGATTTCGTCAAAACACAATTCGGAAAGCTTGATATCTTG GTGAACAATGCAGGGATTGGTGGCGTCAAAGGTGATTTTGAAGCTCTTAGAGCTGCAGGCTTTGGTAAG CCTGGTGCACAACCAAACTGGGGTAGTCTGCTGACTCAATCACCAGAGTTATCCGAGCAATGCCTTCAAACAAACTACTACGGCGCCAAAAGAATGTGCGAATCACTTATTCAGCTTCTCCAGCTATCCAGTTCACCGAGAATT AATGTATCGAACGAATGGGCAAAAGCAGTCCTGAGTGATGTTGGGAATCTTACAGAAGACAAGGTGGATGAGATATTGAGCCAGTATATGAAAGATTTCAAGGAGGGTTCATTGCAAGAGAAGGGTTGGCCTGCTTTTATGTCAGCCTACATACTGTCTAAAGCAGCCATGAATGCCTACACAAGGATCCTGGCTAAGAAATATCCCAATTTCATCATCAACTGTGTCTGCCCTGGCTTTGTGAAAACAGACATGAACTTCAATAGTGGGATCTTAAGTGTTGAAGAAGGTGCAGAGAGTCCTGTGAGATTAGCATTGTTGCCTAATAATGGCCCTTCTGGTCTCTTCTTTGCTAGGAAAGAAGAGTCAGAATTTTAA
- the LOC107915703 gene encoding (+)-neomenthol dehydrogenase isoform X3 — protein MQQREFFSTFSTISMAEVTKRYAVVSGANKGIGLEICKQMASKGTMVVLTARDEKRGLEAVDKLKDLGLSDNVVFHQLDVADPASVASLVDFVKTQFGKLDILVNNAGIGGVKGDFEALRAAGFGKPGAQPNWGSLLTQSPELSEQCLQTNYYGAKRMCESLIQLLQLSSSPRIVNVSSSMGKLKNVSNEWAKAVLSDVGNLTEDKVDEILSQYMKDFKEGSLQEKGWPAFMSAYILSKAAMNAYTRILAKKYPNFIINCVCPGFVKTDMNFNSGILSVEEGAESPVRLALLPNNGPSGLFFARKEESEF, from the exons ATGCAGCAAAGAGAGTTTTTCTCTACTTTCTCCACAATATCAATGGCAGAAGTAACAAAGAG ATATGCAGTGGTTAGTGGTGCAAACAAGGGAATTGGATTGGAAATATGTAAGCAGATGGCTTCAAAAGGAACCATGGTTGTTTTAACAGCTAGAGATGAGAAGAGGGGTCTTGAAGCTGTGGATAAGCTGAAAGATCTTGGCCTGTCTGATAATGTAGTTTTTCATCAGCTTGATGTTGCAGACCCTGCTAGTGTTGCTTCTTTGGTGGATTTCGTCAAAACACAATTCGGAAAGCTTGATATCTTG GTGAACAATGCAGGGATTGGTGGCGTCAAAGGTGATTTTGAAGCTCTTAGAGCTGCAGGCTTTGGTAAG CCTGGTGCACAACCAAACTGGGGTAGTCTGCTGACTCAATCACCAGAGTTATCCGAGCAATGCCTTCAAACAAACTACTACGGCGCCAAAAGAATGTGCGAATCACTTATTCAGCTTCTCCAGCTATCCAGTTCACCGAGAATTGTAAATGTTTCTTCTTCTATGGGGAAGTTAAAA AATGTATCGAACGAATGGGCAAAAGCAGTCCTGAGTGATGTTGGGAATCTTACAGAAGACAAGGTGGATGAGATATTGAGCCAGTATATGAAAGATTTCAAGGAGGGTTCATTGCAAGAGAAGGGTTGGCCTGCTTTTATGTCAGCCTACATACTGTCTAAAGCAGCCATGAATGCCTACACAAGGATCCTGGCTAAGAAATATCCCAATTTCATCATCAACTGTGTCTGCCCTGGCTTTGTGAAAACAGACATGAACTTCAATAGTGGGATCTTAAGTGTTGAAGAAGGTGCAGAGAGTCCTGTGAGATTAGCATTGTTGCCTAATAATGGCCCTTCTGGTCTCTTCTTTGCTAGGAAAGAAGAGTCAGAATTTTAA
- the LOC107915703 gene encoding (+)-neomenthol dehydrogenase isoform X4: MQQREFFSTFSTISMAEVTKRYAVVSGANKGIGLEICKQMASKGTMVVLTARDEKRGLEAVDKLKDLGLSDNVVFHQLDVADPASVASLVDFVKTQFGKLDILVNNAGIGGVKGDFEALRAAGFGKPGAQPNWGSLLTQSPELSEQCLQTNYYGAKRMCESLIQLLQLSSSPRINVSNEWAKAVLSDVGNLTEDKVDEILSQYMKDFKEGSLQEKGWPAFMSAYILSKAAMNAYTRILAKKYPNFIINCVCPGFVKTDMNFNSGILSVEEGAESPVRLALLPNNGPSGLFFARKEESEF, from the exons ATGCAGCAAAGAGAGTTTTTCTCTACTTTCTCCACAATATCAATGGCAGAAGTAACAAAGAG ATATGCAGTGGTTAGTGGTGCAAACAAGGGAATTGGATTGGAAATATGTAAGCAGATGGCTTCAAAAGGAACCATGGTTGTTTTAACAGCTAGAGATGAGAAGAGGGGTCTTGAAGCTGTGGATAAGCTGAAAGATCTTGGCCTGTCTGATAATGTAGTTTTTCATCAGCTTGATGTTGCAGACCCTGCTAGTGTTGCTTCTTTGGTGGATTTCGTCAAAACACAATTCGGAAAGCTTGATATCTTG GTGAACAATGCAGGGATTGGTGGCGTCAAAGGTGATTTTGAAGCTCTTAGAGCTGCAGGCTTTGGTAAG CCTGGTGCACAACCAAACTGGGGTAGTCTGCTGACTCAATCACCAGAGTTATCCGAGCAATGCCTTCAAACAAACTACTACGGCGCCAAAAGAATGTGCGAATCACTTATTCAGCTTCTCCAGCTATCCAGTTCACCGAGAATT AATGTATCGAACGAATGGGCAAAAGCAGTCCTGAGTGATGTTGGGAATCTTACAGAAGACAAGGTGGATGAGATATTGAGCCAGTATATGAAAGATTTCAAGGAGGGTTCATTGCAAGAGAAGGGTTGGCCTGCTTTTATGTCAGCCTACATACTGTCTAAAGCAGCCATGAATGCCTACACAAGGATCCTGGCTAAGAAATATCCCAATTTCATCATCAACTGTGTCTGCCCTGGCTTTGTGAAAACAGACATGAACTTCAATAGTGGGATCTTAAGTGTTGAAGAAGGTGCAGAGAGTCCTGTGAGATTAGCATTGTTGCCTAATAATGGCCCTTCTGGTCTCTTCTTTGCTAGGAAAGAAGAGTCAGAATTTTAA
- the LOC107915703 gene encoding (+)-neomenthol dehydrogenase isoform X1: MAALTNRNEKCFRKIYMQQREFFSTFSTISMAEVTKRYAVVSGANKGIGLEICKQMASKGTMVVLTARDEKRGLEAVDKLKDLGLSDNVVFHQLDVADPASVASLVDFVKTQFGKLDILVNNAGIGGVKGDFEALRAAGFGKPGAQPNWGSLLTQSPELSEQCLQTNYYGAKRMCESLIQLLQLSSSPRIVNVSSSMGKLKNVSNEWAKAVLSDVGNLTEDKVDEILSQYMKDFKEGSLQEKGWPAFMSAYILSKAAMNAYTRILAKKYPNFIINCVCPGFVKTDMNFNSGILSVEEGAESPVRLALLPNNGPSGLFFARKEESEF, from the exons ATGGCAGCCCTGACAAATAGAAACGAAAAATGCTTTAGGAAGATCTATATGCAGCAAAGAGAGTTTTTCTCTACTTTCTCCACAATATCAATGGCAGAAGTAACAAAGAG ATATGCAGTGGTTAGTGGTGCAAACAAGGGAATTGGATTGGAAATATGTAAGCAGATGGCTTCAAAAGGAACCATGGTTGTTTTAACAGCTAGAGATGAGAAGAGGGGTCTTGAAGCTGTGGATAAGCTGAAAGATCTTGGCCTGTCTGATAATGTAGTTTTTCATCAGCTTGATGTTGCAGACCCTGCTAGTGTTGCTTCTTTGGTGGATTTCGTCAAAACACAATTCGGAAAGCTTGATATCTTG GTGAACAATGCAGGGATTGGTGGCGTCAAAGGTGATTTTGAAGCTCTTAGAGCTGCAGGCTTTGGTAAG CCTGGTGCACAACCAAACTGGGGTAGTCTGCTGACTCAATCACCAGAGTTATCCGAGCAATGCCTTCAAACAAACTACTACGGCGCCAAAAGAATGTGCGAATCACTTATTCAGCTTCTCCAGCTATCCAGTTCACCGAGAATTGTAAATGTTTCTTCTTCTATGGGGAAGTTAAAA AATGTATCGAACGAATGGGCAAAAGCAGTCCTGAGTGATGTTGGGAATCTTACAGAAGACAAGGTGGATGAGATATTGAGCCAGTATATGAAAGATTTCAAGGAGGGTTCATTGCAAGAGAAGGGTTGGCCTGCTTTTATGTCAGCCTACATACTGTCTAAAGCAGCCATGAATGCCTACACAAGGATCCTGGCTAAGAAATATCCCAATTTCATCATCAACTGTGTCTGCCCTGGCTTTGTGAAAACAGACATGAACTTCAATAGTGGGATCTTAAGTGTTGAAGAAGGTGCAGAGAGTCCTGTGAGATTAGCATTGTTGCCTAATAATGGCCCTTCTGGTCTCTTCTTTGCTAGGAAAGAAGAGTCAGAATTTTAA
- the LOC107915704 gene encoding (+)-neomenthol dehydrogenase — protein sequence MADEVTKRYAVVTGANKGIGLEICKQLAQNGITVVLTARDEKRGLEALESLQHSGLSDYLIFHQLDVTDPESIASLADFVKKQFGKLDILVNNAGVFGATFLVTPSTEVNLSDIQSKVTDGDYDLSEECLKINYYGAKRTAEALIPLLQLSDLPRIVNLSSSVVMLKGTGEKLKGVLTGVTTEEKLNDLITEYLKDFKEGLHGSKGWPDFISAYTVSKAALNAYTRILANKYPDFCINSVCPGYCKTDINLNTGIITAEEGAVTPVKLALLPKGGPSGLFFVKGEPATPEP from the exons ATGGCAGACGAAGTGACCAAGAG GTATGCAGTTGTCACCGGGGCAAATAAGGGTATTGGACTTGAAATATGTAAGCAATTAGCTCAAAATGGGATCACGGTGGTATTAACTGCTAGAGATGAGAAAAGAGGTCTTGAAGCTCTTGAAAGTCTACAACACTCTGGTCTCTCAGATTATCTAATTTTTCACCAGCTCGATGTAACAGACCCTGAAAGCATTGCTTCTCTGGCAGATTTTGTGAAGAAACAATTTGGGAAGTTGGATATCTTG GTTAACAATGCTGGGGTATTTGGTGCAACCTTTTTGGTTACTCCTAGTACTGAG GTAAATTTGAGTGATATACAGAGTAAAGTGACTGATGGCGATTACGACTTATCCGAAGAATGCCTAAAAATAAACTACTATGGCGCTAAAAGAACTGCAGAAGCACTTATTCCATTGCTGCAACTATCCGACTTACCAAGGATCGTAAATCTTTCCTCCTCTGTAGTCATGCTGAAG GGTACAGGTGAGAAGCTTAAAGGAGTGTTAACAGGTGTTACAACAGAGGAGAAACTGAATGACTTAATAACCGAGTATCTAAAAGATTTTAAGGAGGGCTTACATGGAAGTAAAGGATGGCCAGACTTCATCTCTGCCTATACCGTCTCAAAGGCAGCACTTAATGCCTACACAAGGATTCTGGCAAACAAGTACCCGGATTTCTGCATCAACTCTGTTTGCCCTGGATATTGCAAAACTGATATAAACCTCAACACTGGTATCATAACTGCTGAAGAAGGTGCTGTGACTCCTGTTAAGTTGGCACTGTTGCCTAAAGGTGGCCCTTCTGGTCTCTTTTTTGTGAAGGGTGAGCCTGCAACTCCGGAACCTTGA